A genomic segment from Halomonas sp. GD1P12 encodes:
- the fliO gene encoding flagellar biosynthetic protein FliO, whose product MSVAASTHQAGSIDALGSDALMGMATLGKTAAALALVIAIILLCTALLKRVQQKRFDSGARLKVVGSTAVGARERIVVVELEDTWLVVGVGGGRITKLHERAAPIDRPTPEVSVSTGFSKRLAKALSKRSGATSEPPSSS is encoded by the coding sequence ATGAGCGTCGCCGCCTCCACTCACCAGGCCGGCTCGATCGACGCGCTGGGCTCGGATGCCTTGATGGGCATGGCCACCCTGGGCAAGACCGCTGCGGCGCTGGCGCTGGTCATCGCCATCATTTTGCTCTGCACGGCGCTTTTAAAGCGCGTTCAGCAAAAACGCTTCGATAGCGGCGCGCGCCTCAAGGTGGTCGGCTCCACCGCGGTGGGCGCGCGCGAGCGTATCGTGGTAGTGGAGCTCGAGGATACCTGGCTGGTGGTGGGCGTGGGCGGCGGGCGAATCACCAAGCTGCACGAGCGAGCAGCCCCCATCGACCGCCCGACTCCCGAGGTAAGCGTTTCCACTGGCTTCTCGAAACGCCTGGCGAAGGCGCTGTCGAAACGCTCTGGTGCTACCTCAGAGCCTCCTTCATCGTCATGA
- the fliN gene encoding flagellar motor switch protein FliN, with the protein MTDPKKPDQSVSDDDWASAMSEQDAESDTAGDDDPWAAAMAEQEAAEADADEPPAPAPPPAKAASEDIFRPLSSESGGNVSRDLEMIMDIPVKLTVELGRAKLTIKQLLELAQGSVIELEGLAGEPMDILINGYLIAQGEVVVVEDKYGIRITEIITPSERIHKLNR; encoded by the coding sequence ATGACTGATCCTAAAAAGCCCGATCAATCCGTATCCGACGACGACTGGGCAAGCGCCATGTCGGAGCAGGACGCCGAAAGCGATACTGCCGGCGACGACGACCCCTGGGCGGCGGCCATGGCCGAACAGGAAGCCGCCGAGGCCGACGCCGACGAGCCGCCGGCGCCTGCGCCGCCGCCCGCCAAAGCGGCGAGCGAGGATATTTTCCGCCCGCTCAGCAGTGAAAGCGGTGGCAACGTTTCGCGCGATCTGGAAATGATCATGGACATTCCGGTCAAGCTCACCGTCGAGCTCGGCCGCGCCAAGCTGACCATCAAGCAGCTTCTGGAGCTTGCTCAAGGGTCGGTCATCGAGCTCGAAGGACTTGCCGGAGAGCCGATGGATATTCTGATCAACGGCTATCTGATCGCTCAAGGTGAGGTCGTCGTGGTGGAAGATAAGTACGGTATCCGTATTACCGAAATCATCACGCCCTCCGAGCGCATCCATAAGCTCAACCGATGA
- the fliM gene encoding flagellar motor switch protein FliM, whose amino-acid sequence MSQDDLLSQEEIDALLKGVSGDDEPSNASSSAATGNERIRPYDPATQHRVIRERLHALDFINERFARYFRNGLFNLIRRSADITVESVRYQSFSEFSRNVPVPTNLNIVSMKPLRGSALVVFPPNLVFMVVDNLFGGDGRFVTKSDGREFTNTEQRIIQRLLNLAIDAYQEAWKVVYPLEVNFLRSEVQAKFANITNSPNEIVVNTKFNIEVGNLSSSFQICMPYAMIEPLRDLLANPINDSNHDQDGTWSRRMATELRQSEVELIAEFARIPSRIAQVMGLKKGDVLPMEIPSIVTASVDGVPVMECEYGSQQQHRALRVLHVIDHGAMNSASSPDFVKSPPRRQAKEPTHD is encoded by the coding sequence ATGTCACAGGACGATCTACTGTCCCAGGAAGAAATCGATGCCTTGTTGAAAGGGGTCAGCGGAGACGATGAGCCCTCGAATGCCTCGTCGTCTGCCGCGACGGGCAATGAGCGTATTCGCCCGTACGACCCGGCGACTCAGCATCGGGTGATTCGCGAGCGCCTGCACGCGCTGGACTTTATCAATGAGCGTTTCGCCCGCTATTTTAGAAACGGGCTGTTCAACCTGATTCGCCGCAGCGCCGATATCACGGTGGAGTCGGTGCGCTACCAAAGCTTTAGCGAGTTTTCGCGCAACGTGCCGGTGCCCACCAACCTGAACATCGTCTCGATGAAGCCGCTGCGCGGCTCGGCGCTGGTGGTCTTTCCGCCCAACCTGGTGTTCATGGTGGTGGACAACCTGTTTGGCGGCGACGGGCGCTTCGTGACCAAATCCGATGGCCGCGAGTTCACCAACACCGAGCAGCGAATCATTCAGCGCCTGCTCAATTTGGCGATCGACGCCTACCAGGAAGCCTGGAAGGTGGTCTATCCGCTGGAGGTCAACTTTCTGCGCTCGGAAGTGCAGGCCAAGTTCGCCAACATCACCAACTCGCCCAACGAGATCGTGGTGAACACCAAGTTCAATATCGAGGTGGGCAACCTCTCCAGCAGTTTTCAGATCTGCATGCCCTACGCCATGATCGAGCCGCTACGGGATCTGCTCGCCAACCCGATCAACGACAGCAATCATGACCAGGACGGTACCTGGTCTCGGCGTATGGCCACCGAGCTTCGCCAGTCGGAAGTGGAGCTGATTGCCGAGTTTGCCCGAATTCCCAGCCGCATCGCGCAGGTCATGGGACTGAAAAAAGGCGACGTGCTGCCCATGGAGATCCCTTCCATCGTCACCGCCAGCGTCGACGGCGTGCCGGTCATGGAGTGCGAGTACGGCAGTCAGCAGCAGCATCGTGCGCTGCGTGTGCTCCACGTGATCGACCACGGCGCCATGAACAGCGCATCGTCCCCGGACTTCGTCAAGAGCCCGCCGCGACGCCAAGCCAAGGAACCCACGCATGACTGA
- the fliL gene encoding flagellar basal body-associated protein FliL encodes MAEASGRSKKLLYIMIVLVALSALGAAAAVYMVLGHSNDGESAEVETVAEPEPPVFTRIEPFTVNLADDRYGSRLLYTGITLRVGGEQSKAIIEEHMPQIRSRLLILLSGKQASELTSTEGKEALAQAIITRLSVPLTENQPPLDLQEVLFTDFIVQ; translated from the coding sequence ATGGCAGAAGCAAGCGGTAGATCGAAAAAACTGCTTTATATCATGATCGTACTGGTCGCTTTGTCGGCGCTGGGTGCTGCAGCCGCGGTCTACATGGTGCTGGGCCACTCAAACGACGGTGAATCGGCTGAGGTGGAAACCGTCGCCGAGCCCGAGCCGCCGGTCTTTACGCGCATCGAGCCGTTCACCGTGAACCTGGCCGATGACCGCTATGGCTCGCGCCTTTTGTACACCGGTATTACGCTGCGCGTCGGCGGCGAGCAGAGCAAGGCGATCATCGAAGAGCACATGCCCCAGATTCGCAGCCGCCTTTTGATTCTGCTCTCCGGCAAGCAGGCCAGCGAGCTGACCTCGACCGAAGGAAAGGAAGCGCTCGCCCAGGCCATCATCACCCGGCTCAGCGTTCCACTCACTGAGAATCAGCCGCCGCTGGATCTTCAGGAAGTGCTGTTCACCGATTTCATCGTGCAATAA
- a CDS encoding flagellar hook-length control protein FliK, translating into MTMSLLLQTTQGLRGALSALPGAQTSQGLPGASEGFQSALRQAFDTRTGSAAEPLETPTNDALEAFRDALAALGADVEALDDAELGALFSATEQALSSEALSQGARIDIFAQVLSAADVTAPIQGSDAAPVQSADIAPVENLDTLKAALNEASAVFAAPANTALPLDATQNAQRQASADALDEVQARLALVASFTDTPKMASPAAGLTETATTSAAPALSDAAARVLSAVNALQSGTDANTKSWTGSTVDARPAWSGQPLASLYSAATPVDTTALDADAAPTAASLPTSASASAMQGALASAGPTGGEPTLTGAPPAPTTTPSPVAGAIATPVTSPAFAEKLGQQLIQLTQRGGEQQVKLELHPAELGPLTITLKMGEQHTQAQFFSAHAQVRQIIEQAIPQLREALAEQGIALGNTSVGEHGQPKEQAFAQANGTGAQAGGGTADDVGEGLESGVSAPVRLTLDGRVDLYA; encoded by the coding sequence ATGACCATGTCGTTACTGCTTCAAACCACTCAGGGCCTGCGCGGCGCACTGTCTGCGCTGCCGGGCGCTCAAACGTCTCAAGGCCTCCCGGGCGCGTCGGAGGGCTTTCAGTCAGCACTGCGCCAGGCCTTCGATACCCGCACGGGTAGCGCCGCGGAACCTCTCGAGACGCCGACGAACGACGCGCTCGAGGCCTTTCGCGATGCGCTGGCCGCGCTCGGCGCCGATGTCGAAGCGCTCGACGACGCCGAGCTCGGCGCACTTTTCAGCGCCACCGAACAGGCGCTCTCCAGCGAGGCGCTTTCGCAGGGTGCTCGCATCGACATTTTTGCTCAGGTGCTCAGCGCCGCTGATGTGACCGCGCCGATACAGGGTAGCGACGCGGCACCGGTACAGAGCGCCGATATCGCGCCGGTTGAAAACCTCGACACGCTGAAGGCCGCCTTGAACGAAGCGTCCGCCGTTTTTGCGGCCCCGGCGAATACCGCACTACCGCTCGACGCGACGCAAAACGCCCAGCGCCAAGCATCTGCCGATGCGCTGGACGAGGTTCAGGCGCGCCTGGCGCTGGTGGCCTCGTTTACCGATACGCCCAAAATGGCCTCCCCGGCGGCCGGCCTGACCGAGACAGCGACCACCAGCGCGGCGCCGGCACTGAGCGACGCCGCTGCACGCGTGCTGAGCGCGGTCAACGCCCTGCAATCGGGTACTGACGCCAACACCAAATCCTGGACGGGGTCCACCGTCGATGCGCGCCCCGCCTGGAGCGGCCAGCCGCTGGCGTCGCTTTATAGCGCGGCAACCCCGGTGGACACGACCGCACTCGATGCCGACGCGGCACCGACAGCGGCATCGCTGCCCACTAGCGCCAGCGCTAGTGCGATGCAGGGCGCGCTTGCGTCAGCCGGCCCGACCGGCGGCGAACCGACGCTGACCGGCGCACCGCCCGCCCCGACGACCACCCCAAGCCCCGTGGCCGGCGCTATCGCCACGCCGGTGACCAGCCCCGCCTTTGCCGAAAAGCTTGGCCAGCAGCTCATTCAGTTGACCCAACGTGGCGGCGAGCAGCAGGTGAAGCTCGAACTGCATCCGGCGGAGCTTGGCCCACTGACGATTACGCTGAAGATGGGCGAGCAGCACACCCAGGCACAGTTCTTCTCCGCCCACGCTCAGGTGCGCCAGATCATCGAGCAGGCGATTCCCCAGCTGCGCGAGGCACTTGCCGAACAGGGTATCGCGCTGGGTAATACCTCGGTGGGCGAGCACGGCCAGCCAAAAGAGCAAGCCTTTGCCCAGGCGAACGGCACCGGTGCTCAAGCCGGCGGCGGTACGGCCGATGACGTGGGCGAGGGCCTCGAGAGCGGCGTGAGCGCGCCGGTGCGCCTCACGCTCGATGGACGGGTCGATCTTTACGCCTAG
- the fliJ gene encoding flagellar export protein FliJ, with protein sequence MQHSQLDILTDLARDARDQAGKLLAEERQSQHQTQAQLDSLSRYRAEYAERLQSAMRDGIDPATMFNYQQFLASLDAALSRARQALTAQQKRVQQSQQHWQQEQRKLSSFDTLASRRSLEEHRRQERADQKANDEFVTSQTARRSPDGAQ encoded by the coding sequence ATGCAGCATTCCCAGCTCGATATTCTCACGGATCTGGCGCGGGACGCCCGCGACCAGGCCGGTAAACTTCTGGCCGAAGAGCGCCAAAGCCAGCATCAGACCCAGGCCCAGCTCGACTCGCTCAGCCGCTACCGCGCCGAGTATGCCGAGCGATTGCAAAGTGCCATGCGCGACGGCATCGACCCGGCCACCATGTTCAACTACCAGCAGTTTCTGGCCTCGTTGGACGCCGCGCTCAGTCGCGCCCGGCAGGCGCTGACCGCACAGCAAAAACGCGTCCAGCAGAGTCAGCAGCACTGGCAGCAGGAGCAGCGCAAGCTCTCCTCATTTGATACCCTGGCCTCCAGGCGCTCGCTCGAAGAGCACCGCCGCCAGGAGCGCGCCGATCAAAAAGCCAACGATGAGTTCGTAACGTCCCAGACCGCACGACGCTCGCCGGACGGCGCTCAATAG
- the fliI gene encoding flagellar protein export ATPase FliI: protein MNSASMSHTQRWRKALTRTGQRVGQLPNYRRSGRVVRATGMVIEVVGLQVAVGSACRIELPGADGRLGESALHAEAEVVGFSGDKLFLMPLEQISGLMPGARVSPLSDGVGHSARRFPIGEELLGRVLDGNGNPLDDREGTEEVPRATLHTAPLNPLSRAPIDTPIDVGIRAINALLSVGKGQRMGLFAGSGVGKSVLLGMMARYTQADVIVVGLIGERGREVQDFIDNILGPEGRRRSVVVAAPADTSPLQRLQGAAYATRLAEGFRDSGRNVLLIMDSLTRYAMAQREIALAIGEPPATKGYPPSVFAKLPGLVERAGNAERGGGSITAFYTVLTEGDDQQDPIADSARAILDGHIVLSRSLAEAGHYPAIDIEASISRAMNAVATDEQISRARTFKQLFSRYQRNRDLISVGAYSPGHDPRLDEAVNLFPELERFLQQRIDERATLEESRQALAQVVGG, encoded by the coding sequence ATGAACAGCGCCTCGATGAGTCATACCCAGCGCTGGCGCAAGGCGCTCACCCGCACCGGCCAACGGGTGGGTCAGCTGCCCAACTACCGCCGCAGCGGCCGAGTCGTGCGCGCCACCGGTATGGTCATCGAGGTCGTGGGATTGCAGGTCGCCGTGGGCAGCGCCTGTCGAATCGAATTGCCGGGCGCCGACGGCCGCTTGGGCGAAAGCGCGCTTCACGCCGAGGCCGAAGTCGTCGGCTTTTCCGGCGACAAGCTCTTTTTGATGCCGTTGGAGCAGATCTCGGGGCTGATGCCCGGCGCGCGAGTATCGCCACTGTCCGACGGTGTCGGCCACAGTGCCCGGCGCTTTCCCATCGGCGAGGAGCTTCTAGGGCGCGTGCTCGACGGCAACGGCAACCCGCTGGATGATCGCGAAGGCACCGAGGAGGTGCCCCGGGCGACGCTTCATACTGCGCCGCTCAACCCGCTGTCACGGGCACCGATCGACACACCGATCGACGTCGGCATTCGTGCGATCAACGCGCTGTTGAGCGTTGGCAAGGGGCAGCGCATGGGGCTGTTCGCCGGCTCTGGCGTGGGCAAGTCGGTGCTACTGGGCATGATGGCCCGCTACACCCAGGCCGACGTCATCGTGGTGGGCCTGATCGGCGAGCGCGGCCGTGAGGTACAGGATTTCATCGACAACATTCTGGGTCCGGAAGGTCGGCGCCGCTCGGTGGTCGTTGCAGCACCCGCGGACACCTCGCCGCTGCAGCGCTTGCAGGGGGCGGCTTACGCCACCCGTCTGGCCGAAGGCTTTCGCGACAGCGGGCGCAACGTGCTGCTGATCATGGATTCGCTGACGCGTTACGCCATGGCCCAGCGCGAGATTGCGCTGGCCATCGGCGAGCCGCCGGCGACCAAGGGCTATCCGCCGTCGGTGTTTGCCAAGCTACCCGGGCTTGTCGAGCGCGCCGGTAACGCCGAGCGCGGCGGCGGCTCGATCACGGCGTTCTACACGGTGCTGACCGAAGGCGACGATCAGCAGGACCCCATCGCCGACTCCGCCCGGGCGATTCTGGATGGCCATATCGTGCTGTCGAGAAGCCTGGCCGAAGCGGGCCACTACCCGGCGATCGATATCGAAGCATCGATCAGCCGGGCGATGAACGCGGTGGCGACCGACGAGCAGATCAGCCGCGCACGCACGTTCAAGCAACTGTTTTCACGCTATCAGCGCAACCGCGATTTGATCAGCGTGGGGGCCTACAGCCCCGGGCACGACCCTCGACTGGACGAGGCGGTGAATCTTTTTCCAGAACTGGAGCGTTTTTTGCAGCAGCGTATCGACGAACGCGCCACGCTTGAAGAGTCACGCCAAGCGCTGGCGCAGGTAGTAGGAGGCTAA
- a CDS encoding flagellar assembly protein FliH, with the protein MSNSSTSEFDRHGQWQRWQMDELKHDAFGADNESGAPSPHQRRVAAAQKAAEQARLREQQERDELFARVRKDAEQQGFDAGLAKGHAEGFEQGMKEAREQAQKTLDEQIHQVVAPMEALAKQFDSALSRLDDTIADDLVELAMLVGRQLALDTLNDRPEQVLKLVRELLHTEPPLNGQQRLWLNPEDHVLVEEHLGSELSAANWKLQPDDQLARGGCRVTSAQGELDATFESRWQAVAAQMRKRHKPDTPSQDNA; encoded by the coding sequence ATGTCTAATTCGTCCACCAGCGAGTTCGATCGTCACGGCCAGTGGCAGCGCTGGCAGATGGATGAATTAAAGCACGACGCCTTTGGTGCCGATAATGAGAGCGGCGCGCCCAGCCCGCACCAGCGCCGGGTCGCCGCCGCACAAAAGGCCGCCGAGCAGGCGCGTCTGCGCGAGCAGCAAGAGCGCGACGAGCTCTTTGCGCGTGTGCGCAAGGACGCCGAGCAGCAGGGCTTTGACGCGGGACTGGCCAAGGGCCACGCGGAAGGTTTCGAGCAGGGCATGAAAGAGGCCCGCGAGCAGGCGCAAAAGACGCTGGACGAACAGATACATCAGGTCGTGGCGCCGATGGAGGCGCTGGCCAAACAGTTCGACAGCGCCCTTTCGCGTCTCGACGACACCATCGCCGACGACCTGGTCGAACTCGCCATGCTGGTCGGGCGCCAGCTCGCACTCGACACGCTCAATGATCGGCCCGAGCAGGTGCTCAAGCTGGTACGCGAGCTTTTGCATACCGAGCCGCCGCTCAACGGCCAGCAGCGGCTGTGGCTCAACCCGGAGGATCACGTATTGGTCGAAGAGCACCTGGGTAGTGAGCTGAGCGCGGCCAACTGGAAACTGCAGCCCGACGATCAGCTCGCCCGCGGCGGCTGCCGGGTAACCAGCGCCCAGGGCGAGCTCGACGCCACCTTCGAGAGTCGCTGGCAGGCCGTGGCCGCGCAGATGCGCAAGCGCCACAAGCCCGACACCCCGAGTCAGGATAACGCATGA
- the fliG gene encoding flagellar motor switch protein FliG, which produces MSSAIAQMSGARKSAILLLTLDEDSAAEVFKYLNAAEVQAISLEMAKLDQISHEDMKAVLDAFHRETEDFVALNLNSSDHIRSVLTKALGSERASSLIEDILESTGSNSGIDSLNLMEASMVAELIRDEHPQIIATILIHLERHQAANILELFEEKLRNDVVLRIATFSGVQPAALQELTEVLTSMLDGQNLKRSKMGGVRTAAEILNLMNSSQEEGAIDTVRAHNEDLAQKIIDEMFLFENLLDLDSRAIQMVLQEVETNSLVIALKGAPEALVDKFLRNMSQRAADLVREDMEARGPIRVSQVETEQKAILQVVRRLADSGEIVLAGGDDEYV; this is translated from the coding sequence ATGAGTAGCGCCATCGCACAGATGAGCGGCGCCCGTAAAAGCGCCATCCTTCTCTTGACGCTGGACGAGGACAGCGCCGCCGAGGTGTTCAAATACCTGAACGCCGCGGAGGTACAGGCGATCAGTCTCGAGATGGCCAAGCTCGATCAAATATCGCACGAGGACATGAAGGCAGTACTCGATGCCTTCCACCGTGAAACCGAAGACTTCGTGGCGCTCAATTTGAACTCAAGCGACCACATCCGCTCGGTATTGACCAAGGCGCTGGGCAGCGAACGCGCGTCGAGTTTGATCGAGGACATCCTCGAGAGCACCGGCAGCAACTCCGGTATCGACTCGCTGAACCTGATGGAGGCCTCGATGGTCGCCGAGCTGATCCGCGACGAGCACCCGCAGATCATCGCCACCATCCTGATCCATCTGGAGCGCCACCAGGCCGCCAACATTCTCGAGTTGTTCGAAGAAAAGCTGCGCAACGACGTAGTGCTGCGTATCGCCACCTTCAGCGGCGTGCAGCCCGCCGCCCTTCAGGAGCTGACCGAAGTACTGACCAGCATGCTGGACGGCCAGAACCTCAAGCGCAGCAAGATGGGCGGCGTGAGAACTGCCGCCGAGATCCTCAACCTGATGAACTCCTCTCAGGAAGAGGGCGCCATCGATACCGTACGCGCCCACAACGAGGACCTGGCCCAGAAGATCATCGACGAAATGTTCCTGTTCGAGAACCTGCTCGACCTGGACAGCCGCGCGATCCAGATGGTCCTTCAGGAGGTCGAAACCAACTCGCTGGTCATCGCCCTCAAGGGCGCACCGGAAGCGCTGGTGGACAAGTTTTTGCGCAACATGTCTCAACGCGCCGCGGATCTGGTGCGCGAAGACATGGAAGCTCGCGGCCCGATCCGGGTCTCGCAGGTCGAAACCGAGCAGAAAGCCATTTTGCAGGTGGTGCGCCGCCTGGCCGACTCCGGCGAGATAGTCCTGGCCGGCGGAGACGACGAGTATGTCTAA
- the fliF gene encoding flagellar basal-body MS-ring/collar protein FliF, whose amino-acid sequence MSETGATAGRQTSSSPNAARGTAAESAKDNTTLSRLKQQMRASPLVVLLVAGAASIALVAALFMWAGSPEYRVLYSNLDEADGGRVIAELDSRAVPYRFSDSGQALLVPADQVHMLRLQLAEQGLPRGGNLGLELMDNQAFGISQFAEQVNFQRGLEGELARSIESLGPVERVRVHLSMAKPSVFIRDREPAKASVVLTLMPGRVLGEGQVSAIVHMVSSSVPELAAQDVTVVDQSGRLLSAQVSQGNDLDGSQLEYIAEVERSYQQRIENILTPILGSDNVRAQVAAQIDFSRREQTSERYGPNQPPNEAAVRSRQLSLSFDGENPLANGIPGALSNTPPGVAASLINQPDEGEEDGGDGEGTEEEPPLSNLRQDDVVNYEVDRSIEHVQQRLGQVQRLSAAVVVDFKSVVNGDGETEQVALSPDEVAQLERLIQQAMGFSEARGDQIEVVNTPFVRAAGDVEEDIAWWQRPETLALASTLGRYLMVFIVALLLYLLILRPLIKRYTQVPAAATGAQNGTFRASVGDDDENESDENSEASGDSDTYGERPKRQRKTSLYENNLKDLQDMAKDDPRMVAMIIRSWMNANE is encoded by the coding sequence ATGAGCGAAACCGGCGCTACGGCAGGCCGTCAAACCAGCTCTTCCCCCAACGCCGCTCGCGGTACGGCGGCAGAGAGTGCTAAAGACAACACCACGCTTTCGCGACTCAAGCAGCAAATGCGCGCAAGCCCCCTGGTGGTACTTCTCGTGGCCGGGGCGGCATCGATCGCCCTGGTCGCTGCGCTGTTCATGTGGGCGGGCAGCCCGGAATATCGGGTGCTTTACAGCAATCTCGACGAAGCCGACGGCGGACGCGTCATTGCCGAACTCGATAGCCGCGCGGTTCCTTACCGCTTCAGCGATAGCGGTCAGGCCCTGTTGGTACCCGCCGACCAGGTGCACATGCTGCGCCTTCAGCTGGCCGAACAGGGGCTTCCCCGCGGCGGCAACCTGGGCCTTGAGCTCATGGACAACCAGGCATTCGGCATCAGCCAGTTTGCCGAGCAGGTCAACTTTCAGCGTGGCCTGGAAGGCGAACTCGCTCGCTCCATCGAATCCCTGGGCCCGGTCGAGCGCGTGCGCGTGCACCTATCCATGGCCAAACCTTCGGTGTTCATTCGCGATCGCGAGCCCGCCAAGGCATCGGTCGTGTTGACGCTGATGCCCGGCCGCGTGCTTGGCGAAGGCCAGGTCAGCGCCATCGTGCACATGGTCTCGAGCAGCGTACCCGAGCTCGCCGCCCAGGACGTGACCGTGGTCGACCAAAGCGGACGCCTGCTGTCCGCCCAGGTATCCCAGGGCAACGATCTGGACGGTTCCCAGCTTGAGTACATCGCCGAGGTCGAGCGCTCCTATCAACAGCGCATCGAAAATATCCTGACGCCCATTCTGGGCAGCGACAACGTGCGCGCCCAGGTCGCTGCACAGATCGACTTTTCACGCCGCGAGCAAACCTCGGAGCGCTACGGACCGAACCAGCCACCCAACGAAGCCGCCGTCAGAAGCCGCCAGCTTAGCCTCTCCTTCGATGGCGAAAACCCGCTTGCCAACGGTATTCCCGGTGCGCTGAGCAACACCCCGCCGGGCGTGGCGGCCTCACTGATCAACCAGCCTGACGAAGGCGAAGAGGATGGCGGTGATGGCGAAGGCACCGAAGAAGAGCCGCCGCTCTCCAACCTGCGCCAGGACGATGTCGTCAACTACGAAGTGGATCGCAGCATCGAGCACGTTCAGCAGCGTCTGGGCCAGGTGCAGCGTCTTTCCGCCGCGGTGGTGGTCGATTTTAAAAGCGTCGTGAACGGTGATGGCGAGACCGAGCAGGTCGCCCTGTCGCCGGACGAGGTCGCTCAGCTCGAGCGGCTGATCCAGCAGGCGATGGGCTTCTCAGAGGCGCGCGGCGACCAGATCGAAGTGGTCAATACGCCGTTTGTGCGCGCCGCCGGCGACGTCGAAGAAGATATCGCCTGGTGGCAGCGTCCCGAGACGCTGGCGCTGGCATCGACGCTGGGCCGCTACCTGATGGTGTTCATCGTCGCACTACTGCTCTATCTGCTGATTCTGCGTCCGCTGATCAAGCGCTACACCCAGGTGCCCGCCGCCGCGACTGGCGCGCAAAACGGTACCTTCCGCGCAAGCGTTGGAGACGACGACGAGAACGAAAGCGATGAAAACAGTGAAGCCTCGGGGGATAGCGACACCTATGGCGAGCGGCCCAAGCGCCAGCGCAAGACCTCGCTTTACGAGAACAATCTCAAGGATCTGCAGGACATGGCCAAGGACGACCCCCGTATGGTCGCCATGATTATTCGCAGCTGGATGAATGCCAATGAGTAG
- the fliE gene encoding flagellar hook-basal body complex protein FliE, with protein MSSPAIQSALQQMQGLASQAAAPLKNDSAALGANGVGQSGFGSELQASIRRINELQQSANSKAMAFQAGEPNLELNDVMVDMQKASVAFQMGMQVRNRMVSAYRDVMNMQV; from the coding sequence ATGAGCTCACCTGCCATTCAGTCGGCGCTACAGCAGATGCAAGGGCTGGCCTCGCAAGCCGCAGCGCCCTTGAAAAACGATTCAGCGGCTCTGGGAGCCAACGGCGTCGGCCAAAGCGGTTTCGGTAGCGAGCTGCAGGCGTCGATTCGGCGTATCAATGAGTTACAGCAAAGCGCCAACTCAAAGGCGATGGCATTTCAGGCCGGCGAACCGAATCTTGAGCTTAACGACGTCATGGTCGATATGCAAAAGGCGAGTGTGGCCTTTCAAATGGGGATGCAGGTGCGCAATCGCATGGTCAGCGCCTACCGCGATGTCATGAACATGCAGGTATAG
- a CDS encoding flagellar protein FlaG has product MDSLPLDSSLIASNNAATSYLPLPPRQQIVEGLSRAPAVSSPPSREEIEEPMARINEMLRQRGLEFELSEEPTRLITRVIDRETGDVIRQIPNEEVLAVFRHIEEMQGGLISLEA; this is encoded by the coding sequence ATGGACTCTTTACCACTGGATAGTTCCCTGATTGCCTCCAATAACGCCGCGACATCTTACCTCCCACTCCCACCACGTCAGCAGATCGTGGAAGGGCTCTCAAGAGCACCCGCCGTCAGCTCGCCGCCTTCCCGCGAAGAAATCGAGGAGCCGATGGCGCGGATCAACGAAATGCTGCGCCAACGCGGGCTGGAATTCGAGCTTAGCGAAGAGCCAACGCGGCTGATTACGAGAGTGATCGATCGAGAAACAGGGGATGTGATTCGCCAGATTCCCAACGAGGAAGTGCTGGCCGTATTTAGGCACATCGAGGAGATGCAGGGCGGGTTGATTTCGCTTGAGGCGTAA